The window TAACGTTACTGTGAATATTGACAATTCAGTCGGCGAAGAATGGCTGAAATGGATGCGCGATAAACATATTCCTGATGTTCTGAAAACAGGAATGTTCAGTAAAAGTTCCATCTTGAAAGTGATGGGAGATGAAGATTCGGGCGGACAAACGTATTCGATACAATATACGTGTGAATCACTTTCCGTTTATGAACGATATGAAAAGGAGTTTGCTCCCGCGCTTCGCGACGAACACAACAAGAAGTACAAAGATAAATTTGTTGCTTTTCGCACATTGCTAGAAGTGATTCAATGACGCGTTTCTTTCTGCTTTTTTTATTCGTTTTTAAGTATTCTTATAGTCAGGCTCAGGAAAGCAGGGAGCGTCTGATCGTAAACAACATGATTGCTGCCTGTAAGTCGATGCGGACGGGTACATTTATTTTGAAATCAACGGAGCGTTTAAGGGACGGGCAATTGCATGAAAGTGAGATTTTGGTGAAACAGCAAACTCACCCACGAAATCTTTATTTGTACTGTATCTATCCAAATCCCGGAGCGGAAGCATTGTGGAGGGAAAATCTGATGGAGGAGAAGATGCTGATCAACCCGAATGGATTCCCTTATGTAAATCTGAAACTCAGTCCATATTCAGCACTGATAAGAAAGGAAACGCATCATACTGTTCATGAACTTGGATTTGACTACCTGATGAACCTGATTGGTTATTATACCAAACAACTCGGACCGGATTTTTATTCATATCTGAATATTTTAGACACTGTTACCTGGGAAAAAAGATCCTGTATCCGCTTAACATTTGATTACACAGATTACAAGACCCTCGATTATACAGTAAAAATTGGCGAAAACATAACATCGATTGCACTGAAGCTGCATCTCAATGATTTTTCAATTTTGCTTTTAAATCCTGCTGCAAAAAATTATGACGATGTACAACCCGGTCAGGTGATTCGCATCCCTAATTTTTATTGTCGGAAAATAATATTTACCATTGATCGGATCCATTGGCTCCCTTTAAAGCAGGAAGTATATGATGAATCCGGTTTGTATGAGCAATATGAGTTTTTAAGTTTTGTTCTGGATCCTGTAATTACTCCAATGGAGTTCAGTCCGGATTATGACAAGTATAAATTCTAAAGAATGTTCATGCTCAGCTATTGATTCCGTAACTTCACACCATGCATCAGGTAAGGGCTAAAAAACATCTCGGTCAGCATTTTCTGAAAGATCCCGAAATCGGAAAGAAAATTGTTGATTCTCTTGAAGGGAATTACAAGTATGTTCTGGAGATTGGTCCGGGTATGGGTATCCTTTCGCAATTTTTATTTGAGCACAAAGAATACGAAACTTACCTGATTGACATTGATCCGGAATCGATCAGTTATTTGCGTGAGCATTTTCCATTCAGACAGGACAGGATCATTGAAGGAGATTTTTTGCAATTTGATTTGCTGAAGAAGTTTGATCAGCCGGTGGCCATCATCGGGAATTTCCCTTATAATATTTCTACTCAAATTCTTTTCAGGGTTCTTGAGTTTAAGGATCACATCCCCGAAGTAGTAGGTATGTTTCAAAAAGAAGTTGCCGAAAGAATTGCCTCTGGCCCGGGAAACAGGGATTATGGAATTCTGAGTGTTTTGATGCAGATGTATTATGATGTTGAATTGTTATTTGTTCTCAATCAGGAAGATTTCCAGCCACCACCAAAAGTAAAATCAGCGATTTTACATTTTGTTTTAAAGCCCGGTTTCAAACCGGATTGTGATGAGAAGTTGTTTAAACGAGTGGTCAAAGTTGCATTCAATCAGAGAAGAAAAACTTTACGTAATGCATTGTCTGCAATGGTAGACAAAAATAAGATGTCAGACCTTCCATTCCTGGAATTAAGAGCCGAGCGACTAAGCTGGCAGGACTTTGTAGTCTTGACAAATGCAATTGCAAAAATTCAGCACACATAATTTAAAGATCTTTTTAAATGAAAGTACTGTTTATTGATACGGTTCATCCTCTATTGTGGGAATCACTCACTGCTGAGGGTTTTGACTGTGCTGAAGGATACACTTTATCTCGTGAAGAAATAATAAAGTTGATACCGGATTTCGACGGAATTGTCATTCGCAGTAGAATAATAATTGACAGGGAAGTTTTGGATGCCGCCAGGAAACTGCGTTTCATTGCCCGTGCAGGAGCAGGAATGGAAAATATAGATGTTAAATATGCAAGCTCGAAGAATATTCTTTGTCTCAATTCACCGGAAGGTAACAGGGATGCTGTAGGAGAGCATGTGATCGGGATGTTGCTGGCATTGATGAACAATCTTTTAATTGCCGACAAACAAGTTCGGGATGGATTGTGGTTGCGTGAAGAAAACCGCGGACATGAGCTGGGATCGAAAACTGTAGGGATCATAGGATACGGAAATATGGGCCGAAGTTTTGCAAAGAAATTAGCCGGATTTGGTTGCCGTGTAATTGCCTATGATAAGTACATATCAGGTTTTTCGGCAGCAGGTGTAGAGGAAGCCGACATGGACACAATCTTTAATGAAACGGATGTACTTAGTTTGCATGTACCACTTGCGTCTGACACAATGAAAATGGTGAATGATGAATATATTTCCCGTTTCAGGAAGAGTATATATATCGTCAATTCTGCCAGAGGTGGTTGTGTAGAAACAAGGGATCTTGTGAAGCATCTGAAATCCGGCAAAGTACTTGGAGCATGTCTGGATGTGTTGGAATATGAAGACAGTTCTTTTGAGAAGTTCAGGATAAGGAATTCTGAATTCGAACATTCAGATACCTGGCAATATCTCATTCATTCTGAAAAAGTGATTTTATCTCCGCATATTGCCGGCTGGACCATGGAATCCAATGAGAAATTATCCCGGGTACTTTTCGATAAAATCATGCTGATTCCGAAGTCTTAACACGGATTTGATGCATATGGCATGCATAGTTTAAGTTGAAAACCGGATTTGAATGCTCAATTGTAGTGTCATTCACATTTGAAAATATATTCTCACTTTAAGAGCGGATTTTTTTCTGATTTTTGTACTTTGCAACAATAAATTTATCCCCTAAGCCTTGTAAATTCAGTAAATATCATGTCATTCTTTTTAAAATTTGAAAAGATCCGCTTGTTTGTAATCCTGATCACATTGGGATTATTAACAAGTTCCAATATTATCGGCAAGCCGGGTAGTGAAATTCAATCAACACATGATGGAGGATGTCTTGTCACAATTACTCAATCAGACACTACAATTTGTGATGGTGCACAACTGACTCTGGGGGTAAGCGGAGTGTTTGTAGGCTATTCGTGGTCTACAGGTGAAACTACAGCAACAATTGATGTGTCGCCATCCGTACTCACTATTTATACTGTCACAGTAGATGATGGCGTGAGTACCTGTACAGATGCTGTTCAAATTACTGTTGCTCCGGTATACTCAAGCCAGGTGAATGCGTCTATTTGCCAGGGAACCACATACCAACTTCCTGACGGGCAATTTGTGAATTCAGCAGGAACTTACCCTGTAACACTCTCATCAATTCATGGTTGTGATTCGGTGATCAGTACTGTTCTGAGTATTCGGCCAACTTATTCGATTACACAAAATGCTCACATTTGCCAGGGTGCCAGCTATACATTGCCAAACGGTCAATCCGCGACTACTTCCGGATCATATGTAGTCACTTTGCCAACAGTCACCGGTTGTGATTCCACGATTACAACCAACCTTGTTGTATATCCAGTTTATAGTTCGAATGTGAATGCTTCGGTTTGCCAGGGTACAAATTACACTCTGCCCAATGGTACAATTGTAACAACAGCTGGCACTTACCCGGTTACACTCTCTACTATAAACGGATGCGATTCTCTCATTACAACCATTCTGGCGGTGAAGCCAACTTATTCGTCTACTATCAATGCATCAATTTGCCAGGGAAGCAGCTATACTTTGCCTAACAATCAGTCGGTAAGTACCGCCGGAACTTATCCGGTAACTTTACAAACTGTTGGGAATTGTGACTCAGTGATCACGACTAATTTAACAGTTAAACCTACTTATTCTATATCCAGGAATGCTGCGATATGCCAGGGAAGCAGCTATACACTTCCGAATGGTTCTGTTGTGAGTACAGCAGGAGTGTTTCCAACACTTTTACAAACCACCGGAGCTTGTGATTCGCTGATCACAACAACACTTACTGTTAACCCTACCTACAGCGTTTCCAGAAGCGCTTCTATCTGCCAGGGTTCGAGTTTTGTTTTGCCAAACGGACAATCTGTTACAACGGCGGGAATTTATCCTGTAACGCTTCCTTCTGTTTCAAATTGTGATTCGGTAGTGACCACAACACTTACGATTAACCCTACATATTCATTGTCGAGAAATGCAGTGATATGTCAGGGTGCTAGTTTTGTTTTGCCGAATGGTCAATCGGTGAATACTTCAGGTACGTATCCTGTCACCTTGCAAACTATAGACAATTGTGATTCTGTCATCACGACTACATTGGTTGTAAAACCTACTTATACTATCACACGAAACGAATCTATTTGCCAGGGTGAAAATCTTGTTTTACCAAATGGTCAGATTGTAAATACCGCCGGAAGCTACCCTGTTGTATTGTTTACAATTTTTGGTTGTGATTCTGTTATTACTACAAACCTTACAATAAATCCAGCTTATCATATTACGAGAAATGCATCCATCTGCCAGGGTGATAGCTACACTTTACCCGGTGGAACAGTTGTAACATCTGCTGGAAGTTATCCTGTGGCATTCCAAACGTTCAATGGATGTGATTCTATTGTTACGACTAACCTCACAGTGAACCCGGTCTTTACGGTCAGCTATAATGTATCCATTTGTCAGGGAAGTTCTTATACACTTCCGAACGGACAAGTAGTGACTACTGCCGGAACGTACCCGGTTATGCTTGGCACTACAGCCGGATGTGACTCGATGGTCACTGTGAACCTTTCTGTTGGACAAACCATTGTAAACACCCTGAATGCTTCGATTTGTCAGGGAGACTCATACATTTTGCCGAACGGACAGGTTGTAAGCCAGTCCGGAAATTATCCGATTACGTATCAGACCCCAACCGGATGTGATTCTACGGTGCTTACTGTTTTATCTGTTTTTCCGAACTACTCAAATTCGCAGAGTGGAGTGATCTGTCAGGGGGATTTCTTTACACTTCCGGATGGACAACAGGTTACTACATCAGGTACTTATGTGGTGACATTGGCGGCTGTAGGGGGATGTGATTCAACCATTACTACAAATCTTACTGTTTACCCAACTTTCAGAAGCAATACTTCTCAATCTATTTGCCAGGGCAAATCAGTTACACTTCCGGATGGAACAGTGGTTAGTACTCCTGGTACGTATGTCACAGCATTCCAGACAGTGAATGGTTGCGACAGTTCATATTCACTTGTACTTACAGTTATTCCGCCTCCTACGTTTTCATTCAATGTGGATGCCTGCCAGGGAGAAACATATTTACTTCCTGATGGAACACCTATTACTGTTTCAGGTACGTATATCAGTACATTGGATGATGTAAATGGATGCGATAGTCTCGTTTTCACCTTTGCTACATTTCATGGGTTTACAGCTCCCGTTATCAGTGGAAGCAGTTCGGTAAATGCCTTTGATGGAGCAGGTTATTCTGTCGCGGAGATTCCCGGACATTTTTATACCTGGACTGTAACCGGTGGAACTATTTCATCCTGGAATGGTGGAGATAGTATCTATGTAAACTGGCATGGAATGGGAACAGGTTTGGTGATCGTTACTGAATCAGATTCGCAGTGCGAATATTCAGATACACTGGTTGTAAATGTCGGTCCGGTAGGGATTCCTGATTATGCTGCAGAATATGAAATTCAGTTATTTCCAAATCCCACTTCCGGAAAATGCAAACTGACCTGGAAGGGTTCAGGTGCTGTACGTTCAATCCTTGTCCATGATATTGCTGGACAGGTGATCAGTCGTTATGATGATATTGATGGAATGGAAGCTGAATTGAACATCCTGGATATCGCAGCCGGGCTTTATTTTGTGGAGCTCACCGGACCTGCAATTCGACTTTCTTTGCCTTTAATCAGACAGTAAGAATTTATTATTTTAATTCTTTGAGAACAACCTGGGCTGTTTGCCGACTGCGTTGTTCGAGTAGAACTTTTTTTCCTTTTGTCAGTTGTTCTATAGTGGAAGGGTAATAGTGTCTTACGGTCACCAGCATCAGGTCTTCGTTGTATAGCACTCTGAAATCTTTCTGCAATTCGATCAGGAGTTCAGGGATTTTAAAAGGATCATTATCCACACAAACTGAAAAACTGATGGCTGAATTCTGCATCAGGTTAATTTTAATTTTCAGATCAGCGAACAGTCCGAATATTTTGTGAAGGCTGGCTTCTGCGATGAAGGAAAAGTCTTTCGCTGAAATTGATATCAGCAATTGAGATGGCTTATAAATGAAACAAGGTACCAGAGGTTTTGTCGCCTGGTAATTACCAACGCTGGTGCCTTTTTCATTTGGAGCCTTGAATGAACATACACGCAAAGGGATGTGTTTGTTTTCGAGTGGCTTTATGGTTTTGGGATGGATAACTGTTGCTCCGTAATAAGTCAATTCGATGGCGTCATGGTAACTCACTTGCTCAAGCTTCACTGAGTCCTGAGAATAGCGAGGATCAGCGCTGAGAACTCCGGGCACATCTTTCCAGACGATCATTTCTTTTGCATCCAGGCAATAGGAGAATATAGCCGCTGTGTAATCCGAACCTTCGCGACCAAGAGTAGTTGTGAAGTTTTCAGAAGTAGCGCCGATAAATCCCTGGGTGAGGATGATATTATTATCTGCATGCAATTGCGGTATTCTGTTTCGGATTAATTGACCAGTCAGTTCCCAGTTCACTTTCGCTTCTCTGTAAGTATTGTCTGTTTGCAAAACATCCCGTACATCCAGCCATGCATTCGCGATTCCAAAAGAGCTCAGGTATGCACTGATGATTTTTGTACTCATTAGTTCTCCCTGTGCAACAATTTGATCATAGGAGAATCCATAACCTCTGGAAGGAGGTTCTTCAGTCGCCCAATCTATTTCAACAAGACAATTTTCAAGATCGTGGCGTAGTGAATGGTTTTCCGGAAAGCCGAGATCGTCAACAATTGAAAAATGAAATTTTCTTATTTCGTCAATATAATTTTTGAGTTCAGGATCCTGATTATAATAAGCATGAACAACTTTTTCAAGCGCGTTAGTCATTTTACCCATGGCGGAAATAACCACAATGAGACGCTCTTTTTTATGAAGGGAAAGTATTGAGGCAACATTTTTTACGGACTCTGCATCTTTTACCGAAGCACCGCCGAATTTGAAAACTTTCATAGGGAGAATAAGAGAATCTTGATTTTAAATATTCTGGTAAATTAATGCATTACAAAAGCTGAAATGTTTTGCATTTCAGGGTTTGTAATTATAAATCTGTTCATCGCTCATTTTACAGTCAAGCCATTCCGCTTCAATGCTGGCGCCGACTTTTTTATAGAAATCTATTGCCGGAGTGTTCCAGTCGAGCACCTGCCAGTGAACCTGTTTCGCGTCAGCTTTTTGCGCTTCCAGCATAAAAGCGTCAAGTAATTTTTTTCCGATGCCTTTTCCTCTGAGCTTTTCTGTAACGATGAGATCGTCGAGATACAATCCTTTTCCTTTCCAGGTGGAGTATTTGATGTAATACAAAGCAATGCCGGCAATTTCCTTGTTTACTTCCGCGACATAAAATTCAAATACAGGATGGGGTCCAAAGCCATCCGTTTCCATATCCGCAATGGTGTTGGTAACGGCATCCGGAGCCTTTTCAAAATCCGCCAATTCATAAACTAACCGGAGTACATCCGATAAGTCTTCCTTTCTTCCTTTTCTGATAATGATTTCGTCCATCCTAAGCCTGTTAAATAAATTTGATGATTAATTTTAAATCAATACAATTCCCTCACCCGGATAGTGTGTTTCACCTTTTTCAATTCCTCCATCGCTTTCGCGGAAGTCTTTTTGTCGACATCCAGAACAACATAACCAATTTGGTTATTCGTCTTGAGATACTGACCGAGAATGTTCACATTCAGATGAGATAATTTTCCATTGATTTCTCCGAGTACACCGGGTACATTTTTGTGAATGTGTAATAAGCGGTGTGCATCGTACTGCACAGGTAAACTCAATGCCGGAACAGAAAGAGAACCGGTAGTGGATCCTGTTTCTAAAAAGCTGATTAATTTTCCGGCCACATCAAGGCCAATATTTTCCTGCGCTTCGGCTGTGGAACCACCTATATGCGGGGTAAGAATAACATTGCTGAGTCCCTGCAGCGGAGAAACAAATGGGTCCTTATTGCTCTTGGGTTCGCTTGGGAATACATCCACGGCAAAACCGCCGAGCTTTCCTGAATCAATTGATTTCTTCACTGCCGGAATATCCACAACATCACCGCGGCTGTAATTGATAAGGCAGGCTCCTTTTTTCATCTTCGCGAGACGCTGATCGTTGATGAGATTTTTTGTTGTCGACAGTCCTGGAACATGCAACGTAACGATATCAGACTGCTTCAATAATTCATCCAGTGTTTTTACGGAACTAGCGTTACCGAGAGAAAGTTTTGGTTCTACATCATAAAAGATCACTTTCATTCCCATATTTTCCGCCAGCACGGAAACCTGTGAACCAATATGTCCATAGCCGACGATGCCCAGTGTTTTTCCGCGTACTTCAAAACTCCCGCTGGCTTCTTTCAGCCATTCTCCACGATGAGCGGCATCATTTTTTTCAATCACTCTGCGCATCAGATTGATGCAATGCGCGATAACGAGCTCCGCGACAGAGCGGGTATTCGAAAAAGGTGAATTGAAAACAGCGATGCCATTTTCAATAGCGGAATTCATATCGATCTGGTTAGTGCCAATGCAAAACGCACCGATACCCAGTAAACGTGAGCCTGCAGCAATTATTTCTTTCGTTAGTTGTGTTTTTGAACGGATCCCGAGCAGATGAACCTGGCTGATTTTTTTCTTCAGATCAGCATCGCTCAGAGCAGCAGATATAGTCTCAATATCGGTATAGCCATGGTCCTTGAATAGTTTTAAAGAAGCAGGGTGGACACCCTCAAGCAGCAGAATTTTTATTTTTTCTTTTGGAAAAGTTGTGGATTTACTCATATTCTGGATCAGAAATTTAATTGCGGAGGAATTGCTTTTTGGGCTTTTTGCATTCCATTTCAGGGCAATTTTGAATAGATGCCCTGTGGGCGAAGATAATTGATTTCAACGGCTTAAATAATAGGTTCCTGCAATTGAAAATCAACATTTTTGAGTGATTTTAGTCACTGAAATTCAGGAAATGTCCGATCAATTCTTAGCTTTGCCCTAATCATTTCTGAAAAATATGAACAAAGTAACCACCCTCGGCCAGTTTATTATTGAACGTCAGACAGATTTCCCTTATGCAAAAGGCGAGTTATCCCGCCTCCTGAGAGATATTGGTATTGCCGCTAAAATTGTGAACCGGGAAGTGAATAAAGCCGGACTGGTGGATATTCTTGGAGAATTCGGTACCGTCAATGTGCAGGGAGAAAAAGTAAAGAAACTGGATGTGTACGCCAATGAACAATTTATCGCGGCCCTAAGTGCCGGTGGAGAAACCTGTGCAGTCGCATCTGAAGAAAATGAGGGATTGATTCACATTGATTCGGAAGTTTCTAAGAATGCAAAATATGTGGTGTGCGTGGATCCTCTTGATGGTTCATCAAACATCGATGTGAATGTTTCCATCGGAACAATATTTTCTATTTATCGTCGTACTTCATTCAGTGGCAAAGTAGAAGACAAGGATTACCTGCAAAGAGGAACTGAACAAGTTGCCGCAGGCTATATCATTTATGGTTCATCAACTATGCTTGTTTACACAACCGGAAAAGGTGTGAATGGCTTTACACTTGATCCGAGTATTGGTGAGTTTTGTCTTTCACATCCCGACATGGTTTGTCCAAAGAATGGAGTTATTTACAGCATCAACGAAGGAAACTATGTGCATTTTCCGGATGGAGTCAAGCAATATATAAAGTTTGTGCAGGTTGAAGACAGCAAAACCAATCGTCCGTATTCATCAAGATATATAGGATCACTTGTAGCTGATTTTCATCGGAATCTTTTAAAGGGCGGAATTTTCATTTATCCATCTACGTTAAAGTCGCCCAAAGGAAAACTTCGCATTTTGTACGAATGCAATCCGCTTGCCTTCATCATTGAACAGGCCGGTGGTAAAGCATCGGATGGTTTCCGCAGGATACTTGATCTACAACCGACTTCATTACATCAGCGAACTCCTTTGTTTATCGGTTCAGCCGAAATGGTTACCATGGCGGAAGAATTCATGATGAAGTACTCACCGGTGATGGCGCAGTAAGGATCTCTCTTTTATTTATATTCAGAGAGAAATATTCCAATACTATTTTATCGAATTAATTTTTTTGTTCATCCTGATCCAGGCGGATACGGAATGCATATGCAATTCTGAAAAGTGTACCGTCGGTGGTTTTAAATTCAGGATAAGTGGTATCGCCATTGATGCGCTGACCTGGTTTTATCCTGCGCAGAATAGTATGTCCTGCTTCCAGTGAAATGACATGGTTTTTGGCGATGTAAAAATCCAGGAATAATCGAAGTTGATTGTCGCTGTTTTTGAGGAATTGATGAGGCCCGCCTCGATAGCTACTGGTGATGGAACGGAACAAAGCTCCACCACGAAGAATGGATGAAAATTTATATTCAATATTCATACTTCCCGGAAGTATACCATACACTTTGACGCGATCCGAAGGTCTGTAATCAATTCCCAGCAGAGGAACAAAAAATGGTCCGAAAAACTCACTGTTATAATAGAGACCAAATTTATAGATTAGGTTTTTTTTCTTTTCATAAGCCATGATGGCCGCAGCACCGAGTTGGTACGAATCTTCTTTCCAATTATCTTTTACGTTTGCATTCGATCTTCCAACCACAAGAAAAGTGGATTTCCAGAGACTGTTTTTCCATTTGTGAACGAAAGCTACCGGCAAACGGAAACCCTGAACAGATGCGGAAGGAGTGGAATCCTGAAAACTTAAAAAATAATTTTCGTACCCCGGACTAAAAACAAGTACATCTTCTTTGAGTTTTAGTGGGATCGAAAGATCAGCGCACGTATAGGAAGAGCGAATTTCCTTTTTATTTTTTTCTGCTGATTTTACCGGAAAACTATAGGTATTTGAAACGGAAAGCACATCAAAAAAAGGTTGTGCATTTATACCTTTCGTAGCAAACAGAAAGAGTAGGAGAAGAATTACTTTGAAATGGTTCATGTCGGCACCTGATCTACAAATAAACGGAACGAGGTGGTTTTTTCCTATTCAGAAGAGATTTATTCCGCTTTCAGTGTCAGGGATTATTTTTCCATTTCGTCGAAAGTGTTTGCCTGAATTTCCTTAAATCTTCCGACCTTTGTAAAAGGGTATTTGCCCTGATTTTATGAATAAAGAGGAATTGCTGGGATTTTATACATCCCGGCCTATTGTTATTTCTATTAAATCCAGACTGTTAGAGCCGTTCGCGCACCGGATCCGGCTGGAAGGCTTATCCGGTTCTTCGGATGCTCTTATTGCCGCGGCTATTACTGCAGGAGAGCCCCGGACCCATGTGATTGTATTGAACGACCGGGAAGAAGCCGCTTATTTCCTGAACAACCTGGAAAATCTGCGCGATGAAAATCCGCCTCTATATTTTCCTTCTTCATACAAGAAATCTTTTCAAATAGAAGAGCTGGACAATGCAAATGTCCTGATGCGCGCTGAAGTACTAGGGCGTCTCAACCGTGGATCCAATACTTTGGTTGTTACCTATCCCGACGCTATCTGCGAAAAAGTAGTGACCCGTCACAACCTCGAGAAGAATTCCATCGAGATGCGTATTGGGGAGAAAATATCTGTTGAGTTCATCACTGAATTTTTACTTCATCATGAGTTTGAAAATGTCGACTTCGTTGCACAGGCAGGAGAGTTCTCTGTTCGCGGAGGTATTGTCGATATTTTTTCTTTCGCGTTTGAATTGCCTTATCGGATAGAATTTTACGGGGATGAAGTGGAGAGCATCCGCACTTTTGATCCGGGAACACAGCTGTCGGTGCAGGCGATGAACCACATTACCATCATGCCCAATGTGCAAAAGAAGCTGGTGGAGGATAGCCGCGCTTCTTTTTTTGATTTCATTCCGCCTTCCGCTGTTGTCTGGTTCAAGGACATGAATGCCGCTGTGACTTATATTGAACAACAGATTGAAAAAGTAAAAGAAAATATCCGGGAGACAAAAACATATTCTCCGGATGATTTGAATTTGATATTCGATACTCCGGCGGAATTGCTTAGCAGGTTTGAGAAATTTCCTGTTGTAGAATTCGGGCGCAGGTTTTATTATACTTCAGGTGAGTCGTTTTCTTTTCACATTTCACCACAACCATCTTTCAATAAAAATTTTGGATTACTGATCGGTAACCTGCAGAAAAATCAGGAGCAGGGAATAAAAAATATTCTATTCGCGGATTCTCCCAGGCAAATCGAAAGATTGTATGCCATCTTTGATGACCTTGAAAAAAAGAATCAACTTAAGAATAAAGTCGAATTTACAACATTGCATTTGTCCCTCCACGAGGGCTTTGTTGACCATGAAATGAAACTGGCCTGTTACACGGATCACCAGATCTTTGACAGGTATCATCGTTTTCGTTTAAAGAAAAATTACAGCAGAAGTGAAGCTTTAACGATTAAGGAATTATCCGGATTGAAACCCGGTGATTATGTAACTCACATTGATCATGGTGTCGGACGCTTTGCAGGTCTGGAGATGATTGATGTGAATGGCAAGCCACAGGAGGCTGTCAGACTGGTTTACAGAGACAATGATATTTTGTATGTGAGCATTCATTCACTGCATCGTATCGCGAAATATTCCGGGAAAGACGGAGCAGTACCTTCGCTGCACAAACTCGGATCTTCAGCGTGGTCCACTTTAAAACAGAAAACCAAGAAACGAGTCAAAGACATCGCGAAGGATCTGATCGCTTTGTACGCGAAACGAAAAGCGACACGAGGATTCGCGTTTTCACCGGATACTTATTTGCAAAATGAACTGGAAGCTAGTTTTATCTATGAAGATACCCCCGACCAGGTAAAATCCACTCGTGATGTAAAACGGGACATGGAAAAGGAATATCCCATGGATCGTCTGGTTTGTGGGGATGTAGGCTTTGGTAAAACGGAAGTCGCGATCAGAGCTGCCTTCAAAGCAGTGACGGATGGAAAGCAAGCCGCGGTATTGGTGCCGACTACCATTCTTGCCTTGCAACATTACAATACATTTAGAGACCGGCTGAAGGATTTTCCGTGTACAGTTGATTACATCAATCGTTTTAAGAGCGCCGCGAAGCAAAAGGAAACATTGGAAAAACTTGCTTCGGGTAAAATTGATATCATCATCGGAACACATCGTTTGCTTGGCAAGGATGTGAAATTTAAAGACCTC of the Bacteroidota bacterium genome contains:
- a CDS encoding DUF4286 family protein, whose product is MIIYNVTVNIDNSVGEEWLKWMRDKHIPDVLKTGMFSKSSILKVMGDEDSGGQTYSIQYTCESLSVYERYEKEFAPALRDEHNKKYKDKFVAFRTLLEVIQ
- a CDS encoding DUF1571 domain-containing protein, with protein sequence MTRFFLLFLFVFKYSYSQAQESRERLIVNNMIAACKSMRTGTFILKSTERLRDGQLHESEILVKQQTHPRNLYLYCIYPNPGAEALWRENLMEEKMLINPNGFPYVNLKLSPYSALIRKETHHTVHELGFDYLMNLIGYYTKQLGPDFYSYLNILDTVTWEKRSCIRLTFDYTDYKTLDYTVKIGENITSIALKLHLNDFSILLLNPAAKNYDDVQPGQVIRIPNFYCRKIIFTIDRIHWLPLKQEVYDESGLYEQYEFLSFVLDPVITPMEFSPDYDKYKF
- the rsmA gene encoding 16S rRNA (adenine(1518)-N(6)/adenine(1519)-N(6))-dimethyltransferase RsmA produces the protein MHQVRAKKHLGQHFLKDPEIGKKIVDSLEGNYKYVLEIGPGMGILSQFLFEHKEYETYLIDIDPESISYLREHFPFRQDRIIEGDFLQFDLLKKFDQPVAIIGNFPYNISTQILFRVLEFKDHIPEVVGMFQKEVAERIASGPGNRDYGILSVLMQMYYDVELLFVLNQEDFQPPPKVKSAILHFVLKPGFKPDCDEKLFKRVVKVAFNQRRKTLRNALSAMVDKNKMSDLPFLELRAERLSWQDFVVLTNAIAKIQHT
- a CDS encoding hydroxyacid dehydrogenase — protein: MKVLFIDTVHPLLWESLTAEGFDCAEGYTLSREEIIKLIPDFDGIVIRSRIIIDREVLDAARKLRFIARAGAGMENIDVKYASSKNILCLNSPEGNRDAVGEHVIGMLLALMNNLLIADKQVRDGLWLREENRGHELGSKTVGIIGYGNMGRSFAKKLAGFGCRVIAYDKYISGFSAAGVEEADMDTIFNETDVLSLHVPLASDTMKMVNDEYISRFRKSIYIVNSARGGCVETRDLVKHLKSGKVLGACLDVLEYEDSSFEKFRIRNSEFEHSDTWQYLIHSEKVILSPHIAGWTMESNEKLSRVLFDKIMLIPKS
- a CDS encoding T9SS type A sorting domain-containing protein, with the protein product MSFFLKFEKIRLFVILITLGLLTSSNIIGKPGSEIQSTHDGGCLVTITQSDTTICDGAQLTLGVSGVFVGYSWSTGETTATIDVSPSVLTIYTVTVDDGVSTCTDAVQITVAPVYSSQVNASICQGTTYQLPDGQFVNSAGTYPVTLSSIHGCDSVISTVLSIRPTYSITQNAHICQGASYTLPNGQSATTSGSYVVTLPTVTGCDSTITTNLVVYPVYSSNVNASVCQGTNYTLPNGTIVTTAGTYPVTLSTINGCDSLITTILAVKPTYSSTINASICQGSSYTLPNNQSVSTAGTYPVTLQTVGNCDSVITTNLTVKPTYSISRNAAICQGSSYTLPNGSVVSTAGVFPTLLQTTGACDSLITTTLTVNPTYSVSRSASICQGSSFVLPNGQSVTTAGIYPVTLPSVSNCDSVVTTTLTINPTYSLSRNAVICQGASFVLPNGQSVNTSGTYPVTLQTIDNCDSVITTTLVVKPTYTITRNESICQGENLVLPNGQIVNTAGSYPVVLFTIFGCDSVITTNLTINPAYHITRNASICQGDSYTLPGGTVVTSAGSYPVAFQTFNGCDSIVTTNLTVNPVFTVSYNVSICQGSSYTLPNGQVVTTAGTYPVMLGTTAGCDSMVTVNLSVGQTIVNTLNASICQGDSYILPNGQVVSQSGNYPITYQTPTGCDSTVLTVLSVFPNYSNSQSGVICQGDFFTLPDGQQVTTSGTYVVTLAAVGGCDSTITTNLTVYPTFRSNTSQSICQGKSVTLPDGTVVSTPGTYVTAFQTVNGCDSSYSLVLTVIPPPTFSFNVDACQGETYLLPDGTPITVSGTYISTLDDVNGCDSLVFTFATFHGFTAPVISGSSSVNAFDGAGYSVAEIPGHFYTWTVTGGTISSWNGGDSIYVNWHGMGTGLVIVTESDSQCEYSDTLVVNVGPVGIPDYAAEYEIQLFPNPTSGKCKLTWKGSGAVRSILVHDIAGQVISRYDDIDGMEAELNILDIAAGLYFVELTGPAIRLSLPLIRQ